In Candidatus Roseilinea sp., one DNA window encodes the following:
- the araB gene encoding ribulokinase, giving the protein MSPKYTIGIDFGTLSGRAVLVRVDDGAEIASAVSEYSNGVIDERLPESGVRLEPDWALQDPDDYIRVFTEAIPAVLRQSGVSPDDVIGIGIDFTACTMLPTKADGTPLCRLPEFRANPHAWVKLWKHHAAQPEADRVNAVAAELGETWLPRYGGKISSEWFFPKALQILNEAPEIYEAADRLIEAADWVVWQLTGVETRNTCTAGYKAIWSKRDGFPRCEFFRALHPRMENIVDEKMKRELSPLGSRAGVLTPQMAALTGLCPGIAVAVANVDAHVSVPACKVTRPGTLVAIMGTSVCDMLLDTREAMVEGMCGYVEDGILPGYLGYEAGQSCVGDGFAWFVENCVPPQYFDEARATGRTIHAVLEEHAARLKPGESGLLALDWWNGNRSILVDADLSAVMLGMTLATTAPEMYRAWIEATAFGMRVIVDAFMSKGLVIGEIVACGGLPDKNKLFMQITADVVGLPIKVSASSQTPALGSAMFAAVAAGSAAGGYDSIEAAAERMAHLKDEAFTPNPAHRSIYDQLYAEYVRLHDYFGRDVSSAIKRLRQIRRAGVSA; this is encoded by the coding sequence ATGTCCCCCAAATACACCATCGGCATTGACTTTGGCACCTTGTCCGGCAGAGCCGTGCTCGTGCGTGTGGACGACGGCGCAGAAATCGCCAGTGCGGTCAGCGAATACTCCAACGGCGTCATTGACGAGCGTTTGCCCGAGAGTGGCGTCCGGCTCGAACCGGACTGGGCGCTCCAGGACCCCGACGACTACATCCGTGTCTTCACCGAGGCAATTCCGGCCGTGCTCCGGCAGAGCGGCGTCTCGCCCGATGACGTCATCGGCATCGGCATTGACTTCACTGCTTGCACCATGCTGCCGACGAAGGCGGATGGCACGCCGCTGTGCCGCCTGCCCGAATTCCGTGCCAACCCGCACGCCTGGGTCAAGCTGTGGAAGCATCACGCTGCGCAGCCCGAAGCCGACCGCGTGAACGCGGTGGCTGCCGAGCTAGGCGAGACATGGCTGCCGCGCTACGGCGGCAAGATCTCGTCGGAATGGTTCTTCCCGAAAGCGCTGCAAATCCTGAACGAAGCGCCGGAGATCTATGAAGCCGCCGACCGGCTGATCGAAGCTGCCGATTGGGTGGTGTGGCAATTGACCGGCGTCGAGACGCGCAACACCTGCACGGCCGGCTATAAGGCCATCTGGTCGAAGCGCGATGGCTTTCCACGTTGCGAGTTCTTTCGCGCGTTGCACCCGCGCATGGAGAACATCGTGGACGAGAAGATGAAGCGCGAGCTATCGCCCCTTGGCTCGCGCGCCGGCGTGCTCACGCCGCAGATGGCGGCGCTCACCGGCCTGTGCCCCGGCATTGCAGTTGCCGTCGCTAACGTAGACGCGCACGTTTCGGTGCCGGCCTGCAAAGTCACTCGGCCGGGGACGCTGGTTGCGATCATGGGCACGAGCGTGTGCGATATGCTGCTCGACACACGCGAGGCGATGGTTGAGGGCATGTGCGGCTACGTCGAGGATGGCATCCTGCCCGGCTATTTGGGCTATGAGGCCGGCCAGTCGTGTGTGGGCGACGGCTTTGCCTGGTTCGTCGAAAACTGCGTGCCGCCGCAATACTTCGACGAAGCGCGGGCGACGGGTCGCACGATCCACGCGGTGCTGGAAGAGCACGCCGCGCGCCTGAAGCCAGGCGAGTCTGGCTTGCTGGCGCTCGACTGGTGGAACGGAAACCGCTCGATCCTGGTGGACGCCGACCTGAGCGCGGTGATGCTCGGCATGACGCTGGCGACGACTGCGCCGGAGATGTATCGCGCGTGGATCGAAGCGACGGCTTTCGGCATGCGGGTCATCGTGGATGCGTTCATGTCGAAAGGGCTGGTGATCGGGGAGATCGTCGCGTGTGGCGGCCTGCCGGACAAGAACAAACTGTTCATGCAGATCACCGCCGATGTCGTCGGTTTGCCGATCAAGGTCTCTGCCTCGTCGCAGACGCCGGCGCTGGGCAGCGCGATGTTCGCGGCAGTGGCCGCGGGAAGCGCCGCCGGCGGCTATGACTCGATCGAAGCTGCTGCCGAGCGGATGGCGCACCTGAAAGACGAAGCCTTCACACCGAATCCTGCGCACCGGTCCATATATGACCAGCTGTACGCTGAATACGTTCGGTTGCACGACTATTTTGGCCGAGACGTGAGCAGCGCGATCAAGCGGCTCAGGCAGATCAGACGGGCTGGTGTATCGGCCTAG